Proteins found in one Populus alba chromosome 14, ASM523922v2, whole genome shotgun sequence genomic segment:
- the LOC118041461 gene encoding pectinesterase inhibitor 6 — translation MRTISILITFLFLSWLTCAPSWGSDNGDTYVREACSVTRYHDLCVHSLASFSHTAGRSPSKWARAGVSVTIGEAKNASQHLNKLKKDRIMRGRNRIALSDCIECFQDAIDNLHKSLGVLRKLDATNFDTQMGDLATWLSAALTDEDTCLDGFEDQSSKQVKMLHNQVSRVTYITSNALALANKLAAAGLGSLNGL, via the coding sequence ATGAGAACCATCTCCATTCTCAtcactttccttttcctttcatgGCTAACATGTGCTCCGAGCTGGGGTTCTGACAACGGGGACACTTATGTTCGAGAAGCATGCAGTGTGACTAGATATCATGACCTTTGCGTGCACTCACTAGCATCCTTTTCGCACACTGCTGGGAGAAGTCCCAGCAAGTGGGCACGAGCTGGGGTTTCGGTGACAATAGGCGAGGCTAAGAATGCTAGCCAGCATCTGaataaattgaagaaagatAGAATCATGAGAGGCAGAAACAGGATTGCCCTTTCAGATTGTATCGAGTGCTTCCAAGACGCGATTGACAATCTTCACAAATCACTTGGCGTACTCAGAAAGCTTGACGCAACAAACTTCGATACACAGATGGGGGACCTAGCTACATGGTTGAGTGCTGCACTCACAGATGAAGACACTTGCTTGGATGGTTTTGAAGATCAAAGCAGCAAACAAGTTAAAATGCTTCATAATCAGGTTTCAAGAGTCACTTATATCACCAGTAATGCACTGGCTCTTGCTAACAAACTTGCAGCCGCTGGCCTGGGAAGCCTAAATGGTCTGTAG
- the LOC118041458 gene encoding NADH dehydrogenase [ubiquinone] iron-sulfur protein 5-B, with translation MASGWGITGNKGRCYDFWMDFSECMSQCREPKDCAFLREDYLECLHHSKEFQRRNRIYKEEQRKLRAASQKADGGDGKDNHH, from the exons ATGGCATCAGGGTGGGGAATCACAGGAAACAAAGGCAGGTGCTACGATTTCTGGATGGATTTCAGCGAGTGCATGTCTCAATGCAGAGAGCCCAAGGACTGCGCTTTCCTCCGTGAAGATTACCTCGAGTGCCTCCACCACTCCAAAGAG TTTCAACGAAGAAATCGAATTTACAAGGAGGAACAGCGCAAACTAAGAGCTGCTTCTCAGAAAGCTGACGGTGGAGATGGCAAAGATAACCATCATTGA
- the LOC118041460 gene encoding uncharacterized protein: MVMSHNSRHSIDSCTLQLHSWRPFLDSDPPTNSKPYASSRTLPKRPCLSDRATSFPSNIDSIDISKLSLLQDDDDNNNNKPIPAAPAVTNSPYKRGTLRLIERKRRRRGSRSVSGRSSDRSGTWRCCSVGAAHGTCSDFPVAVGTDSSGELFVNGDANWASDVSEAKNSIKEREEKENLLGVGSAFGNLDSESGYGSEPGYRGDAEFGYGDEVDEEEDDARLLFWGHHFQDSKMEMVGENTFDPKTHHRCRRRKHDYRMVDSLR, translated from the exons ATGGTAATGTCTCACAATTCACGGCACTCCATAGACTCCTGCACTCTCCAGCTCCATTCATGGAGACCCTTTCTCGATTCCGACCCCCCCACCAATTCTAAACCCTACGCATCTTCCCGTACTCTCCCTAAACGCCCCTGCCTTTCCGATCGCGCCACTTCTTTCCCTTCTAACATCGATTCCATCGACATTTCCAAGCTCTCTCTCCTCCAAGACGacgacgacaacaacaacaacaaacccATCCCCGCCGCTCCCGCTGTTACCAATAGTCCCTACAAACGAGGTACCTTACGCCTTATCGAGCGCAAGAGGCGTCGCAGAGGATCCCGGTCCGTGTCCGGCCGGAGCTCCGATAGAAGTGGAACCTGGCGGTGTTGCTCTGTTGGTGCGGCTCATGGGACTTGCTCGGATTTCCCTGTGGCGGTGGGGACGGACTCTAGTGGGGAGCTGTTTGTGAATGGGGATGCGAATTGGGCGTCGGATGTAAGTGAAGCAAAGAATTCGATAAAAGAGAGGGAGGAGAAAGAGAATTTGTTGGGAGTGGGTAGTGCTTTTGGGAATTTGGATAGTGAGTCTGGGTATGGGAGTGAGCCTGGGTATAGGGGGGATGCTGAGTTTGGTTATGGAGATGAGGTTGATGAGGAAGAGGATGATGCCAGGCTGTTATTTTGGGGACACCATTTTCAAG ATTCTAAGATGGAAATGGTTGGAGAGAACACATTTGATCCAAAAACCCATCACAGATGTCGTCGCAGGAAACATGATTATAGAATGGTTGACTCATTGAGATAA